From Burkholderia pseudomultivorans, the proteins below share one genomic window:
- a CDS encoding IS3 family transposase (programmed frameshift) produces MEVLTGPERRRRWTAEQKLAMVRESFEPGKSVSMVARQHGVNPNQLFHWRKLYQDGSLSAVKAGEEVVPASELADALKQIRELQRMLGKKTMENEILREAVEYGRGKKMDSALALAAGGRPVKLVCEVLGVSRSNVSARLSRPATWRDGRQSRQTDDASVVEEIRRVVGDLPSYGYRRVWGSLRNERIAAGQVPFNAKRIYRIMRTHGLLMQRRPAPPRPQRRHDGKVAVARSNQRWCSDGFEFRCDNGEPLRVTFALDCCDREAMSWAATTAGHSGDIVRDVMLAAVENRFGNELHTPSEIEWLSDNGSGYTADDTRRFAVAIGLKPLTTPVCSPQSNGMAESFVKTMKRDYVAFMPKPDAATAARNLAIAFEHYNEKHPHSALKYRSPREFRRSMDSATLV; encoded by the exons ATGGAAGTGTTGACGGGCCCGGAGCGCCGGCGGCGCTGGACGGCGGAGCAAAAGCTGGCGATGGTTCGCGAGAGTTTCGAACCAGGGAAGTCGGTTTCGATGGTCGCGCGGCAGCACGGCGTGAACCCGAACCAGCTGTTCCACTGGCGCAAGCTGTACCAGGATGGGAGCCTGTCAGCGGTCAAGGCTGGCGAGGAAGTGGTTCCGGCCTCAGAGCTGGCCGACGCGCTCAAGCAGATTCGCGAGCTGCAACGGATGCTCGGCAAGAAGACCATGGAGAACGAGATTCTCCGCGAAGCAGTCGAGTACGGCCGGG GCAAAAAAATGGATAGCGCACTCGCCCTCGCTGCCGGAGGACGACCAGTGAAACTGGTTTGTGAAGTTCTCGGCGTGTCGCGCTCGAACGTATCGGCACGACTGTCGCGTCCGGCGACGTGGCGCGATGGCCGTCAATCGCGGCAGACGGACGATGCGAGCGTGGTCGAGGAAATCCGCCGAGTCGTCGGCGATTTGCCCAGCTATGGCTATCGCCGGGTGTGGGGCTCGCTGCGCAATGAACGCATTGCTGCCGGACAGGTGCCGTTCAATGCGAAGCGCATCTATCGCATCATGCGCACTCACGGTCTGCTGATGCAACGGCGTCCAGCCCCGCCTCGGCCGCAACGTCGGCACGATGGCAAGGTGGCCGTCGCGCGCAGCAATCAGCGATGGTGCTCGGACGGCTTCGAGTTCCGCTGCGACAACGGCGAGCCGCTGCGGGTGACGTTTGCGCTGGATTGCTGCGACCGAGAGGCGATGAGCTGGGCAGCCACGACAGCAGGTCACAGCGGCGACATCGTGCGCGACGTGATGCTGGCTGCAGTGGAAAATCGGTTTGGCAACGAACTGCATACCCCGTCCGAAATCGAGTGGCTGAGCGACAACGGTTCGGGCTACACGGCCGACGACACGCGCCGGTTCGCAGTGGCCATCGGCCTGAAGCCATTGACCACACCGGTGTGCAGCCCACAAAGTAATGGGATGGCAGAGAGCTTCGTGAAGACGATGAAACGCGACTACGTCGCCTTCATGCCGAAGCCGGACGCAGCGACTGCCGCACGCAACTTGGCCATCGCGTTCGAGCATTACAACGAGAAGCATCCCCATAGCGCGCTGAAATACCGCTCGCCTCGCGAGTTCCGGCGCTCGATGGATTCAGCAACCTTAGTGTGA